One stretch of Podospora pseudoanserina strain CBS 124.78 chromosome 4, whole genome shotgun sequence DNA includes these proteins:
- a CDS encoding hypothetical protein (COG:K; EggNog:ENOG503P2ZB), with the protein MMAGLAAQDYQLEIRQQPKAGCVALTKGKDRRPLDPPPIVQLKVSPRLDPTQRFLQNPYLILIAKLVPKDGENDEHQRRTETKGGDLAGTVVSSLYNLKDTDNTQGGFFVFGDLSVKREGSFRLEFTLFELRSQTKDCWQLSSCISDTFQVYANKAFPGLQESTFLTRTFSDQGVRLRLRKDSRTVVQSRKRGASGAPQVDMKPQSIGYMHGGNHDLSPNGQQHHGRRTSALEFDNGSYDFGYDPRGGKRIRHNSSAGNHPGYDSGYYTHHNPNPRTIPEPMVSAAFSNGIPMTTSYPVHTQPAISGISMRPSMAAFPPLHPLDTQISPHSAGPNSASSTFSPGTSFSPGTRRSPLSAYQYPNTHHNIYGSPTHMNYQTTSAQQPMAQHGDMGLSLPLPGIDLGDIEK; encoded by the exons ATGATGGCAGGACTCGCAGCCCAGGATTATCAGCTGGAAATAAGACAACAGCCCAAGGCAGGCTGCGTGGCTCTCACGAAAGGAAAAG ATCGCCGACCACTggatcctcctccaatcGTCCAGCTCAAGGTCTCGCCGAGGTTGGATCCCACCCAGAGGTTTCTCCAGAATCCTTACCTTATCCTCATCGCTAAACTGGTTCCCAAGGATGGCGAAAATGATGAGCACCAACGGCGAACCGAAACCAAAGGGGGCGACTTGGCCGGGACAGTCGTCTCCTCTCTCTACAACCTCAAGGATACCGATAATACCCAGGGTGGATTTTTTGTGTTTGGGGATTTGTCAGTGAAAAGAGAGGGCTCTTTTCGACTCGAGTTCACGCTCTTCGAGCTCAGATCACAGACCAAAGACTGCTGGCAGCTCTCCAGCTGCATTTCGGACACTTTCCAGGTTTATGCCAACAAGGCCTTCCCTGGATTGCAGGAATCGACATTTCTGACCAGGACCTTCAGCGACCAGGGTGTCCGGCTACGGTTACGAAAGGACTCGAGGACGGTTGTTCAGAGCAGAAAGCGCGGTGCCAGCGGTGCGCCCCAGGTTGACATGAAGCCGCAGTCGATTGGTTACATGCATGGCGGAAACCACGACTTGAGTCCCAatggccagcagcaccacggCAGAAGGACTAGCGCTCTGGAGTTCGACAATGGAAGCTACGACTTTGGATATGACCCCCGAGGCGGCAAGCGCATACGACACAACAGCTCGGCCGGCAATCACCCCGGCTACGACAGCGGCTATTACACCCATCATAACCCAAACCCTAGGACGATACCAGAGCCCATGGTGTCGGCTGCCTTTTCCAACGGCATCCCCATGACTACCAGCTACCCAGTGCATACACAGCCTGCCATCTCTGGAATCTCTATGCGCCCTAGTATGGCAGCTTTCCCGCCTCTGCATCCGCTTGACACGCAGATCTCGCCACACTCTGCCGGCCCGAATTCAGCATCGTCAACCTTCTCTCCAGGCACGAGCTTCTCTCCAGGCACGAGAAGGTCTCCCCTCTCAGCATACCAATACCCGAACACACATCACAACATCTATGGCTCGCCCACTCATATGAATTACCAGACGACTTCAGCACAGCAGCCAATGGCTCAGCATGGTGACATGGGGTTGTCACTTCCACTCCCAGGTATTGACCTTGGCGACATTGAGAAATAA
- a CDS encoding hypothetical protein (CAZy:GH43; COG:G; EggNog:ENOG503P0TI), translated as MVQATPKALWALAALLFTWSSLAASIKSRGSGGLFLDLADLGVDVTKRQTNNLAGYLGAFFLGADPYVYFYLSNGNDALSFRALNRGQPVIRPTKGTTGVRDPTIVPGGGSELGKKWYIIGTDLHIGRTTWDAAQRTGSRGIFVWESTDLINWTNERLVTVEDATAGMVWAPEAIWDPAKGQYLVHWASKFYPTSDPRHTGNPTNIRMRYAYTSDFKTFSAPQTLIDKNPTNIIDLNYLPLSPTSFLRFMKDETRKTVFVEVSNNGLFGTWTRPGGDGAIIQSGVEGPASYLDNVDPRKVHLLLDFYGSDGYRPFESTNPGSNSGWVGSNRNNFPKNLRHGSVLPINGTVYEALRQRWGV; from the exons ATGGTGCAGGCAACGCCCAAGGCTCTTTGGGCACTCGCTGCTCTCCTCTTTACTTGGTCATCTCTTGCGGCAAGCATCAAAAGCCGCGGTTCTGGGGGGCTGTTTCTCGACCTTGCCGACCTTGGAGTGGATGTAACAAAGCgacaaaccaacaacctggcTGGATATCTGGGCGCCTTCTTCCTTGGGGCCGACCCCTATGTCTACTTTTACCTCAGCAACGGCAACGATGCTCTCTCCTTCAGAGCGTTGAATAGAGGACAGCCAGTTATCAGGCCGACCAAGGGGACTACTGGTGTTCGAGACCCTACAATTGTTCCTGGCGGCGGGAGCGAATTAGGGAAGAAGTGGTATATCATCGGCACTGACCTTCACATTGGGAGA ACAACCTGGGATGCGGCCCAACGAACCGGCTCCCGAGGCATTTTCGTCTGGGAAAGCACCGACCTGATCAACTGGACCAACGAGCGACTCGTCACCGTCGAAGACGCCACAGCGGGTATGGTCTGGGCCCCAGAAGCAATCTGGGATCCTGCCAAGGGGCAATACCTCGTTCATTGGGCTTCCAAATTT TACCCCACGTCGGACCCCCGCCACACCggcaacccaaccaacattCGCATGCGCTACGCCTACACCTCCGACTTTAAAACTTTCTCGGCTCCACAAACCCTCATCGACAAGAaccccaccaacatcatcgacCTCAACTACCTCCCCttatcccccacctccttcctccgATTCATGAAAGACGAGACACGAAAGACGGTCTTTGTGGAGGTGTCCAACAATGGGTTATTCGGCACGTGGACCAGACCGGGGGGTGACGGGGCGATTATTCAGTCGGGGGTGGAAGGGCCGGCGAGTTATCTGGACAATGTCGACCCGAGGAAGGTGCACTTGCTGTTGGACTTTTACGGGAGTGATGGGTACAGGCCGTTTGAGAGTACGAACCCGGGGAGTAATtcggggtgggtggggagcAACAGGAATAACTTTCCGAAGAATTTGAGACACGGGAGTGTTTTGCCGATTAATGGGACGGTTTATGAGGCGTTGAGGCagaggtggggggtttga
- a CDS encoding hypothetical protein (COG:L; EggNog:ENOG503NWVK) has protein sequence MSTFNGLVAEFPDIRVDFFRPRPDLRPPLACFLSHIHSDHLAGLETLRSPFVYCSAATKEMLLRLERFPCRINYAKGILEARVQTYRHLKTLLKPLPLETPTVLELEPGNRIQVTLFNANHCPGAVMFLFEGGGKAALYTGDIRSEPWFVSAIARSPPLIEYSCGLKTLDTIYIDTSFVDDVDFPPKSEGIRELLEKVSKYPTDTIFHFQAWTYGYEDVWIVLSKALKTKIHVDDYKMSIYQSLVAKDTDNRFGTQFHLSHEAPALVGFMCGNTYHSGCLTLDQNVRLHSCEKGNYCPTVQKNLSSVVWIQPIVTRLSNGQDIAELGVGGGGEDLQREAELDYLFLEDIGSLLEILCDTEEVSNSMQEQIRHFLLGAVASGRKVPLDLERSALDDKDEIKLADGLHAITKKLKPQNKQHSLNESNAVALPRTITFPYSRHSSFPELCELTDAFKPRDIWPCTVDLRRWIEEDITIEGLFGAQCSDSVFRHDKVILGKRAKLGCASQDMLDTQATTASTESSQRHILEVPAGETELSAVHQQLPVMDANGHSTSALDTQPSPSGSNSDDDVAMDDDIVIREHASFEDFDGIYPHSSQQSITSENALEARINAFQAMLTNTRKPGGKRIELISTTDHHTVLDEELGFNQT, from the exons ATGTCGACCTTCAATGGATTAGTAGCCGAATTTCCGGACATCAGGGTCGACTTCTTTCGCCCCCGCCCAGATCTCCGCCCTCCACTCGCCTGCTTTCTTAGCCATATCCACAGCGACCACCTCGCTGGTCTGGAGACTTTACGGTCACCATT TGTTTATTGTTCCGCGGCCACTAAAGAGATGCTCCTTCGACTTGAACGATTTCCATGTCGCATCAACTACGCCAAGGGCATCTTAGAGGCCCGAGTCCAAACATACCGTCACCTCAAGACCCTATTG AAGCCGCTACCTTTAGAAACACCCACTGTGTTGGAGCTCGAGCCAGGCAACCGCATTCAAGTTACCTTGTTCAATGCGAACCACTGCCCCGGCGCTGTTATGTTTC TGTTCGAAGGTGGAGGCAAGGCAGCGCTTTACACCGGTGATATCAGAAGCGAGCCGTGGTTCGTGAGTGCCATAGCAAGATCACCACCGCTAATTGAGTATTCTTGTGGGCTCAAGACATTGGATACAATTTATATTGATACGTCTTTTGTCGATGACGTCGACTTTCCTCCAAAGTCTGAGGGCATTCGCGAACTGCTGGAGAAGGTGTCAAAGTACCCTACAGACACCATCTTCCACTTTCAAGCCTGGACATACGG TTACGAAGACGTCTGGATCGTATTGTCCAAAGCCCTTAAAACCAAG ATTCATGTGGATGACTACAAGATGTCAATTTATCAATCTCTCGTGGCCAAGGATACCGACAACAGATTCGGGACACAGTTTCACCTCTCCCATGAAGCCCCTGCCCTTGTCGGATTCATGTGTGGAAATACCTACCACTCAGGTTGTCTCACACTCGATCAGAACGTCCGACTGCATAGCTGCGAGAAGGGAAATTACTGCCCAACTGTGCAGAAAAACCTCTCTTCTGTGGTCTGGATCCAGCCCATAGTTACGCGTCTCTCCAATGGACAAGATATTGCAGAGCTCGGtgtcggtggcggcggagaggacCTGCAGAGGGAGGCAGAACTAGATTACCTATTTCTGGAAGATATAGGATCTCTTCTGGAAAT ACTTTGTGATACAGAGGAGGTGTCGAATTCGATGCAAGAGCAAATACGTCATTTTCTCCTGGGTGCCGTTGCGAGTGGGCGAAAAGTACCTCTTGATCTTGAACGGTCAGCTCTCGATGACAAGGACGAAATCAAACTTGCCGATGGGCTTCATGCGATCACGAAGAAACTGAAGCCACAAAACAAACAGCATTCACTGAATGAATCGAATGCAGTGGCGCTTCCAAGAACCATAACATTCCCATACTCTCGCCACTCATCATTCCCTGAGCTCTGCGAGCTGACAGATGCCTTCAAGCCCAGAGATATTTGGCCTTGTACTGTCGATTTACGCCGGTGGATCGAGGAAGACATCACCATCGAGGGTCTCTTTGGGGCACAGTGTTCTGACAGTGTGTTTCGACACGACAAGGTTATCCTCGGAAAACGTGCGAAGCTAGGATGTGCCAGTCAAGATATGCTGGATACACAGGCCACGACCGCTTCCACGGAAAGTTCGCAACGACATATACTGGAAGTGCCTGCTGGAGAAACAGAATTGTCAGCAGTTCATCAACAGCTTCCAGTTATGGATGCCAACGGACATTCAACTTCAGCGCTTGAtacccaaccctctccttctggATCAAACTCGGACGATGATGTTGCAATGGACGACGATATCGTAATCAGGGAACATGCGAGCTTCGAGGATTTCGATGGAATATACCCCCACAGCTCCCAACAGTCAATAACATCTGAAAATGCACTCGAAGCTCGTATCAATGCCTTCCAGGCGATGCTGACTAACACCCGAAAACCCGGGGGCAAGAGGATTGAACTGATATCAACGACAGACCATCATACAGTCTTGGACGAGGAACTTGGATTTAATCAAACATGA
- a CDS encoding hypothetical protein (EggNog:ENOG503P0DV; COG:Q), whose product MAVALSSQVLESLLTPGRLVLLSVLFVVVSFIVDISRLPSCPDSLPRVGFGRGLVASVKNWVYYVSRYNDWIADGYEKYNKKGRAFVAPNSPSRPLEIVVPKSQTAWMLEQPDRVLSTKEAHRDSLFNDYQFGVDDQFPIRTIHKHLARNIVNLLPGIQKEVHASIDDVYGTDTENWRTLNIWNSLIGIVSRVTNRMLVGDPLCHNEEFLKNQVAFADAIVRNGLIMNFFPKVFHPIVGPLVTITNRRAWRKTYEIGKPVIEQRLRDMGRIDSGADVQVPEDMLTWLIRQAKAEGAAEELSPVMLSKRLLPVEFAAIHTTVLTASNVLLDLASSDPSLGYIDAIRKETSQALREGNGHWTKDSLANLHLTDSAIKESMRVSYFARCLTHRKVIAPEGVTNPTEGWHAPEGSFLTLDLAGVHLDPEAFPEPEKYDAFRFVKLREQLDPKNPEEAMKIKRLGMVTTSPEHLTFSHGRHACPGRFFVAHELKMILAYLLNNYDIKHIEKRPQNDWVGATVIPPMAATLEVKRRKI is encoded by the exons ATGGCTGTCGCTCTTAGCTCCCAGGTCCTGGAGTCGCTGCTAACCCCGGGGCGCCTGGTTCTTCTTTCCGTCCTGTTTGTGGTGGTCTCATTCATCGTCGACATTTCCCGGTTACCCAGCTGTCCAGACTCTCTCCCTCGCGTGGGATTTGGTCGAGGCCTGGTCGCGTCTGTCAAGAACTGGGTGTATTATGTTTCGCGCTATAATGATTGGATTGCCGATGGTTATGAGAAG TACAACAAGAAGGGTCGTGCCTTTGTGGCTCCTAATTCCCCGAGCCGCCCTCTAGAGATTGTGGTTCCCAAGTCCCAAACAGCGTGGATGCTCGAACAGCCAGACCGAGTGCTCTCTACAAAAGAAGCTCATCGCGACTCTCTATTTAACGACTACCAGTTTGGAGTTGACGATCAGTTTCCGATTCGCACGATACACAAGCACCTTGCCCGCAATATTGTCAATTTGCTACCTGGAATCCAGAAAGAGGTTCATGCCTCCATCGACGATGTCTATGGGACAGATACGGAGAACTGGAGGACGCTGAATATCTGGAACTCTTTGATTGGCATCGTCTCCAGAGTTACAAACCGAATGCTGGTCGGCGATCCGCTTTGCCATAATGAAGAGTTCCTCAAGAACCAGGTGGCCTTCGCTGACGCTATCGTTCGCAATGGCTTGATCATGAACTTCTTCCCGAAGGTGTTCCACCCCATTGTCGGCCCTCTTGTCACCATTACAAACCGCCGAGCATGGCGCAAGACCTACGAAATCGGGAAGCCTGTCATAGAGCAACGTCTCCGGGACATGGGACGCATAGACTCTGGCGCTGACGTGCAAGTTCCAGAAGATATGCTCACCTGGCTCATCCGACAGGCCAAAGCCGAAGGCGCAGCAGAAGAACTCAGCCCGGTCATGCTCTCCAAGCGCCTGCTACCCGTCGAGTTTGCCGCTATTCATACAACGGTGCTAACAGCTTCGAATGTTCTTCTCGACCTCGCATCATCAGACCCATCTCTGGGCTACATCGACGCCATTCGCAAAGAGACCTCCCAGGCCTTGAGGGAAGGAAATGGTCACTGGACGAAGGACAGCCTAGCAAATCTCCATCTTACAGACAGCGCTATCAAGGAAAGCATGCGCGTTAGTTATTTCGCCAGGTGCTTGACCCACAGGAAGGTGATTGCACCTGAAGGAGTGACGAATCCAACAGAGGGATGGCACGCGCCCGAGGGGTCATTTCTCACCCTGGACCTTGCTGGAGTACATCTTGATCCAGAAGCGTTTCCTGAGCCCGAGAAGTATGATGCCTTCCGGTTTGTGAAGTTGAGAGAGCAGCTTGATCCGAAGAATCCTGAGGAGGCAATGAAGATCAAGAGACTGGGGATGGTAACTACGAGCCCGGAACACTTGACCTTCAGCCATGGGAGGCACGCATG CCCTGGGAGGTTCTTTGTCGCGCATGAGTTGAAGATGATCCTGGCGTATTTACTAAATAATTACGACATCAAGCATATAGAGAAAAGGCCGCAGAACGACTGGGTGGGCGCCACTGTTATTCCGCCAATGGCAGCCACGTTAGAggtcaagaggaggaagatttGA
- a CDS encoding hypothetical protein (COG:S; EggNog:ENOG503Q4W6), translated as MRRTASLCMVAVALPWAAAQSTTPASSPPSSPSSSPALASATPIPVIGVRTGIDKVTGKPPARLNINGLWAKGGAQWHLYILALSELQALNETNELSYFAVAGIHGYPHSAWNGVGHVDGAPSNRGFCPHGQILVARAVDIASRYPPDLLPEYMAAAESLRQPYWDWAMNPALPVAATRLNMTVQAPEGRRVIPNPLYTYKFQRLKVEEGFGDSALTHYPQTIRCSRSGGVLNDANESNEGLLLAARDLTGSVYDVFTRVNTYDGMSSSSFENAHNLIHLRAGCNNGTMADINWSAFEPLFMLHHCNVDRLVAMWQTIYYNNSMFTSSALSGGQFGTPANTVITADSPLKPFFRAPSAATTNGNSTLLEFHTSNTVANVSVFGYTYPELPDWSLPAETRAEQVRAKVNALYGDMAGDDGATTLETGPLNRMGKGTTRDYWVVEMSVERGELAGRLPATVSLFIRGESIGRMTLLGMPCEGVARESVPVQDIRVGNGTLKDLDRESVVGYLKREVGIGIKGADGEEVSVGNVPSLGVVVLDMEYAPRTNLSSFPVFNGKVTRWPVEVRQELGVNETRSLRRGVVRWK; from the exons ATGCGGAGGACCGCTTCACTCTGCATGGTGGCCGTGGCCCTCCCATGGGCTGCGGCTCAGTCGACAACCCCCGCGTCCtcgcccccatcatcaccctcatcgtCACCTGCGCTAGCCTCCGCGACCCCTATTCCTGTGATCGGCGTCAGGACGGGCATTGACAAGGTTACAGGGAAACCTCCAGCCAGACTCAATATCAATGGGCTATGGGCAAAGGGAGGGGCACAATG GCATCTCTACATTCTGGCCCTATCAGAATTACAGGCGCTCAACGAGACGAACGAGTTATCGTACTTCGCGGTAGCAG GTATTCATGGTTATCCCCACAGTGCGTGGAACGGAGTAGGGCATGTAGATGGGGCGCCTTCTAATAGGGGGTTTTGTCCTCATGGT CAAATATTGGTGGCTCGCGCGGTTGACATCGCGTCTAGATACCCCCCAGATCTGCTTCCCGAGTACATGGCAGCGGCAGAGTCGTTGCGGCAGCCATACTGGGACTGGGCGATGAATCCAGCGTTGCCTGTAGCAGCTACAAGGCTCAACATGACGGTGCAGGCACCAGAGGGACGAAGAGTCATACCGAACCCGCTATACACTTACAAGTTTCAACGATTaaaggttgaagagggatTTGGTGATAGCGCCCTGACGCACTACCCGCAGACAATACGATGTTCTCGATCTGGGGGTGTGCTAAATGATGCCAACGAGTCCAACGAGGGGTTACttttggcggcgagggatTTGACAGGGAGTGTG TATGATGTCTTTACTCGGGTCAACACCTATGACGGGATGAGCAGCTCGAGCTTTGAGAATGCCCACAACTTGATTCATCTTCGTGCAGGGTGCAATAACGGGACCATGGCCGATATTAACTGGTCGGCCTTTGAGCCGCTGTT TATGCTACACCACTGCAACGTCGACAGGCTGGTGGCCATGTGGCAAACAATTTACTACAACAACTCGATGTTTACAAGCAGCGCTTTGTCTGGCGGGCAGTTTGGAACTCCTGCCAACACGGTGATCACGGCTGACAGCCCACTCAAGCCCTTTTTCCGGGCTCCAtctgccgccaccaccaatgGCAACAGCACGCTACTAGAGTTCCACACGAGTAACACTGTCGCTAATGTCAGCGTGTTTGGGTACACGTATCCGGAACTGCCCGATTGGAGTCTCCCGGCTGAGACGAGGGCGGAGCAGGTCAGGGCAAAGGTGAATGCGCTTTACGGGGACATGGCTGGGGATGACGGGGCGACTACTCTGGAGACGGGACCTTTGAACCGGATGGGCAAGGGAACGACGAGGGATTattgggtggtggagatgagcgtggagaggggggagctggcggggaggttgCCGGCGACGGTGAGTTTGTTTATCAGGGGGGAGAGCATTGGACGGATGACGCTGCTGGGGATGCCGTGTGAGggggtggcgagggagagcGTGCCGGTGCAGGACATTAGGGTTGGGAATGGAACTTTGAAGGATTTGGACAGGGAGAGTGTGGTTGGGTatttgaagagggaggtgggaatTGGGATCAAGGGG gcggatggggaggaggtatcGGTGGGGAATGTGCCtagtttgggggttgtggtgttggaCATGGAGTATGCGCCGCGGACGAATTTGTCGAGTTTTCCGGTGTTTAATGGGAAGGTGACGAGGTGGCCTGTGGAAGTGAGGCAGGAGTTGGGGGTGAATGAGACCAGAAGTTTGAGGCGAGGTGTGGTGCGGTGGAAgtga
- a CDS encoding hypothetical protein (COG:E; EggNog:ENOG503P0E7), with product MAPHNDAPSPSGSFTAGFNRIPFRPVGSSSLMAGHESPLSSSYSTTSEASDLHMTRPLVPGVYVPTMCFFEEGSEDVDTDTIARHAVRLARAGVTGLATQGSNGEAVHLTHAERQLVTSTTRKALNDSGFSHMPIIVGCGSQSTRETIQYCREAWEAGGDYALVLPPSYYASLFAPASETIIEYFTAVADASPIPIIIYNFPGAVGGLDLSSDIIVQLAEHHNIVGVKLTCGNTGKLNRVAAATRKRSKTHDPKNPEFLVLAGSADFSIQALVAGGHGILAGLANIAPKACTRTIELFNQGKHAEAQEMQEIVAQGDWTAIQGGVVGVKSGLQSWLGYGGYARSPLPKPTAAQEKKWKEGYRDLVMLEKSL from the coding sequence ATGGCTCCTCACAATGACGCACCTTCGCCCAGTGGCAGCTTCACTGCCGGCTTCAACAGAATCCCTTTCCGCCCTGTCGGGTCCTCATCCCTCATGGCAGGCCACGAGTCGCCCCTCAGTAGCTCGTACAGCACAACTTCGGAAGCATCCGACCTCCATATGACCCGACCACTTGTGCCAGGCGTCTATGTCCCAACCATGTGCTTCTTTGAGGAAGGCTCGGAAGATGTAGACACGGACACCATCGCACGCCATGCAGTGCGACTCGCCCGCGCGGGCGTCACAGGACTGGCCACTCAAGGCTCCAACGGCGAAGCGGTCCATCTCACACACGCTGAGAGACAGCTGGTTACGTCGACCACACGGAAGGCCTTGAACGACTCGGGATTCTCCCACATGCCCATCATTGTTGGCTGCGGCTCACAAAGCACACGGGAGACCATCCAGTACTGCCGGGAGGCGTGGGAGGCTGGCGGCGATTATGCTCTTGTGCTCCCGCCCTCGTACTATGCCAGCCTCTTTGCTCCGGCATCCGAGACCATCATCGAGTACTTCACTGCCGTGGCAGATGCCTCGCCCATTCCTATCATCATCTACAACTTCCCCGGCGCCGTGGGTGGGCTTGATCTCTCTTCGGACATCATCGTACAGCTTGCCGAGCACCACAACATCGTGGGCGTGAAGCTCACGTGTGGCAACACTGGCAAGCTGAACCGCGTGGCTGCGGCCACCCGGAAGAGGTCCAAGACCCATGACCCCAAGAACCCGGAGTTCCTAGTCCTCGCTGGTTCTGCCGACTTTTCCATCCAGGCcttggtggctggtggcCACGGCATCTTGGCCGGCCTTGCCAACATCGCTCCTAAGGCCTGCACCCGCACGATCGAGCTCTTCAACCAAGGCAAGCATGCCGAGGCTCAGGAAATGCAAGAGATCGTTGCCCAGGGAGACTGGACAGCCATTCAAGGCGGAGTCGTCGGAGTCAAATCCGGTCTTCAAAGCTGGCTAGGCTATGGTGGCTACGCCAGAAGCCCTCTCCCCAAGCCAACGGCTgcccaggagaagaagtggaaAGAGGGATACAGAGACCTGGTCATGTTGGAGAAGTCGCTGTAA
- the DBF4 gene encoding Cdc7p-Dbf4p kinase complex regulatory subunit (COG:D; COG:L; EggNog:ENOG503P0IC): MAAVSLSPAPFHQLSAMSTARRVPLSNNPNVANSPMRTSAALNGAKKVRSHAELLREEPYGQPPPAKRQMIERGVASPSRTKPSRTIVHRGTTTRAAVTTSQKTSQGAVEKASQLELAEWRATYSARFPTWVFYFESVPDEQRSRLAKRVTNLGAREEKFFSIDVTHVITTRPIPRAEKNSAHDQENAAESHGSEQPKTIDPSLLNRVAEAPPVRRKLVFDTSRRMQVPGQDAKPQKSRSTDILLRAQDMKMKLWSVDKLTRFLEALEAEPHKSTNHGRTGTGKTTDRSNLRQLLQQERVHGPSDRDPTVATKEMHHFKGPYIYIYDMEEKTKPVMAREYAKVADKKDGEWPQFRVASAGRCPFVQDYEVPEKENREKTKAKERAAKAAAAENAAKLQPPEVPAPKPATGKRTLAVMEDGQNRGTPPVAAADALDRSRVSNPPQMEFRTQNAFMSHAKAGRLLAGEPVASGLQQSAVTSAIRSQMISSTSGVLGAKAGTSKEIHGLQRKVLAKAGPPAVSQDLSSRRMAEMSHDSTTFVRSASASRATHRKLETVDEEEAAKQREKLRRTVSLPVAQRQKRDPKPGYCENCMDKFDDFDEHILTRKHRKFAENDDNWVQLDALLALLKRRPRHRHEVDNDEW, translated from the exons CGAGCTCCTTAGGGAGGAGCCTTATGgccaacctccaccagcaaAGCGCCAGATGATCGAGCGCGGTGTCGCATCCCCCAGCCGAACGAAACCATCCCGAACTATCGTCCACAGAggaaccaccacccgcgCTGCTGTCACCACCTCGCAAAAGACTTCACAGGGAGCCGTTGAAAAGGCTTCTCAATTGGAGCTCGCCGAGTGGAGGGCCACCTACAGCGCTCGCTTCCCAACCTGGGTCTTTTACTTTGAGAGTGTTCCTGATGAGCAGCGGTCCAGATTGGCCAAGCGGGTCACTAACCTTGGTGCT CGCGAGGAAAAGTTCTTCTCGATCGATGTGACTCACGTTATCACCACCCGGCCGATCCCCCGTGCCGAAAAAAACTCGGCCCACGATCAGGAAAATGCCGCCGAATCCCATGGCTCCGAGCAGCCAAAGACGATAGACCCATCGCTGTTAAATCGTGTTGCGGAGGCACCTCCTGTGAGGAGGAAGCTTGTGTTTGATACGAGTCGGAGGATGCAAGTCCCAGGGCAGGATGCCAAACCACAAAAGTCACGCAGCACAGACATCTTGCTCCGCGCTCAGGACATGAAAATGAAGTTATGGTCGGTCGACAAGCTCACGAGATTTCTTGAAGCATTGGAGGCGGAGCCGCACAAGAGCACCAACCATGGCCGCACAGGGACCGGCAAGACGACGGATCGATCTAACCTTCGTCAACTTCTTCAGCAGGAGCGGGTACATGGCCCGTCAGATCGTGATCCGACGGTTGCTACCAAGGAGATGCATCACTTCAAGGGCCCGTATATCTACATTTACGATATGGAAGAGAAGACGAAACCGGTCATGGCCCGCGAATATGCCAAGGTTGCCGATAAGAAGGATGGAGAGTGGCCGCAGTTCCGTGTAGCTTCTGCTGGCCGGTGCCCATTTGTGCAGGATTATGAGGTCCCAGAAAAGGAGAACCGTGAAAAGACGAAAGCAAAGGAGCGCGCCGCCAAGGCAGCTGCCGCCGAAAATGCTGCCAAACTTCAGCCTCCAGAAGTGCCAGCACCCAAGCCCGCTACAGGAAAGCGGACTCTCGCCGTGATGGAAGACGGGCAAAACAGAGGCACCCCGCCAGTCGCCGCGGCTGATGCGTTGGATCGATCTAGGGtttccaaccctccccagaTGGAGTTCCGTACCCAGAACGCCTTTATGAGCCATGCAAAGGCAGGCCGTCTCCTTGCTGGCGAGCCCGTTGCGTCTGGTCTCCAGCAATCTGCCGTAACATCGGCCATCCGCTCCCAGATGATCTCCTCCACTAGTGGTGTGCTAGGTGCCAAGGCGGGCACCAGTAAGGAGATCCACGGGTTGCAACGTAAGGTGCTGGCGAAGGCCGGTCCCCCTGCTGTGTCCCAGGACTTGAGCTCGCGCCGCATGGCTGAGATGAGCCACGATAGCACCACGTTTGTCCGGTCTGCGAGTGCTAGCAGAGCTACACACCGCAAGCTCGAAACtgtcgatgaagaggaggcggcgaaACAGAGAGAGAAGTTGCGTAGAACAGTCAGTTTGCCCGTTGCACAAAGACAGAAGCGTGATCCCAAGCCAGGGTATTGCGAGAACTGCATGGATAAGTTTGATGATTTTGACGAG CATATTCTTACCCGCAAGCATCGCAAGTTTGCAGAAAATGACGATAACTGGGTTCAGCTCGATGCCCTCCTCGCGCTTCTCAAACGCCGTCCCCGTCACAGACACGAAGTTGACAACGACGAGTGGTAA